The following coding sequences are from one Triticum aestivum cultivar Chinese Spring chromosome 5A, IWGSC CS RefSeq v2.1, whole genome shotgun sequence window:
- the LOC123106059 gene encoding UPF0187 protein At3g61320, chloroplastic has translation MAARPPPSPATTPHRHHQVHNHLRLAARPGRRNRQLTRCFPEPLPNPPPSPNPPNPLLSLLTAVPDWADAVSERRIREPRPLYTHEQWREHRSSLRHLRHLLSSLSSRVILSLVPPVSAFTAFAAAVATYNTLAPDYALTASSLPYQLTAPALALLLVFRTEASYARFDEGRKAWMRVLAGATELAGMVMHSCGAGERGDNDTGTGALVNYILAFPVALKCHITSNSDIRKDLQGLLAEDDLNVIMSSKHRPRCIIEFISQSLQMLDFEEHKRSIMESKLSCFLEGICVCEQIIGIPVPLSYTRLTSRFLVLWHLTLPIILWAECKWIVVPATFVSAASLFCIEEVGVLIEEPFPMLALDAQCQQLHDSMRDMMSVQGLVRKQLVAKTKGRGRGGRLPQNGWPVSSSRSEQVKVD, from the exons ATGGCGGCGCGGCCGCCGCCCAGCCCGGCCACCACCCCACACCGCCACCACCAGGTCCACAACCACCTCCGCCTGGCGGCCAGGCCCGGCCGCCGCAACCGCCAGCTCACCCGCTGCTTCCCGGAGCCGCTCCCCAATCCCCCACCATCCCCGAACCCCCCGAACCCgctcctctccctcctcaccgcCGTGCCCGACTGGGCCGACGCCGTCTCCGAGCGGCGCATACGGGAGCCGCGGCCGCTGTACACGCACGAGCAGTGGCGGGAGCACCGCAGCTCGCTGCGCCACCTGCGGCACCTCCTCTCCTCGCTCTCCTCCCGGGTCATACTCTCCCTCGTCCCGCCCGTCTCCGCCTTcaccgccttcgccgccgccgtcgccacctacAACACGCTCGCCCCGGACTACGCGCtcaccgcctcctccctcccctaccagctcacggcCCCCGCGCTCGCGCTCCTCCTCGTCTTCCGCACCGAGGCCTCCTACGCGCGCTTCGACGAGGGCCGCAAGGCCTGGATGCGCGTCCTCGCCGGCGCCACCGAGCTCGCCGGCATGGTCATGCATTCCTGCGGCGCCGGTGAGCGCGGGGACAAcgacaccggcacgggcgcgctCGTCAACTACATCCTCGCCTTCCCCGTCGCGCTCAAG TGTCATATCACTAGCAACTCCGACATCAGAAAGGACCTTCAGGGCTTGCTCGCAGAGGACGACCTGAATGTTATCATGAGCTCAAAACACCGGCCTCGTTGCATCATCGAGTTCATTTCGCAGAGTCTCCAGATGTTAGATTTCGAGGAACATAAGCGGAGCATCATG GAGTCTAAACTGTCTTGTTTCCTTGAAGGAATTTGTGTGTGCGAGCAGATCATCGGGATTCCTGTTCCTCTGTCATACACTAGGCTTACTTCGCGGTTTCTTGTCCTGTGGCATCTCACACTTCCAATCATACTATGGGCAGAATGTAAATGGATAGTCGTTCCAGCTACTTTTGTCAGTGCTGCCTCCTTATTCTGCATCGAGGAA GTGGGGGTTCTCATCGAGGAGCCGTTCCCGATGCTAGCTCTCGACGCGCAGTGCCAGCAGCTCCACGACAGCATGCGCGACATGATGTCGGTGCAAGGCCTGGTCCGAAAGCAACTGGTGGCCAAGACCAAGGGCCGCGGCAGAGGCGGTAGGCTCCCGCAGAACGGCTGGCCCGTCTCCAGCTCCAGGAGCGAGCAGGTGAAGGTCGACTGA